In the Juglans microcarpa x Juglans regia isolate MS1-56 chromosome 6D, Jm3101_v1.0, whole genome shotgun sequence genome, one interval contains:
- the LOC121235176 gene encoding homeobox-leucine zipper protein HAT4-like: MVEIEKEDLGLSLSLSFPQNNHSLQLNLRPSLLPSSAASPSGFNLPKPSWNEAAFPSSDRNSESCRAETRSFLRGIDVNRLPSSGDCEEEAGVSSPNSTISSLSGKRSEREANGEEHEIERDCSRGASDEEDGETSRKKLRLSKDQSAILEDSFKEHNTLNPKQKLALAKQLGLRPRQVEVWFQNRRARTKLKQTEVDCEFLKRCCENLTDENRRLQKEVQELRALKLSPQFYMQMTPPTTLTMCPSCERVAVPVSSSATVDPRPHHQVVPTHARHLPINPWATKPGPIARRPFDSHHQRS; encoded by the exons ATGGTTGAGATTGAGAAGGAAGATCTTGGTTTGAGTCTGAGCTTGAGCTTCCCTCAGAACAACCATTCTCTACAGCTAAATCTCAGGCCTTCTTTGCTCCCATCTTCTGCTGCTTCTCCTTCTGGATTCAATCTTCCAAAGCCCTCTTGGAATGAGGCTGCCTTCCCTTCGTCAG atCGAAACTCCGAATCGTGCCGTGCAGAGACCCGATCATTCCTCAGAGGCATCGACGTGAACCGGCTGCCTTCCTCAGGCGATTGCGAAGAAGAAGCGGGCGTCTCATCCCCTAACAGCACCATATCTAGCTTGAGCGGAAAGCGGAGCGAGAGGGAAGCTAACGGGGAAGAGCATGAGATTGAGAGAGATTGCTCTCGAGGTGCCAGTGATGAAGAAGACGGTGAAACATCGAGAAAGAAGCTCAGGCTCTCCAAAGACCAGTCCGCTATTCTTGAAGACAGCTTCAAGGAGCACAATACTCTCAACCCA AAGCAGAAGTTAGCGTTGGCTAAGCAGCTAGGACTCCGACCTAGACAAGTTGAGGTCTGGTTCCAGAACAGAAGGGCCAG GACGAAGTTGAAGCAAACCGAGGTGGACTGCGAGTTCCTGAAGAGATGCTGCGAGAATCTAACGGATGAAAACAGACGATTGCAGAAGGAAGTTCAAGAGCTGAGAGCACTGAAACTTTCCCCACAGTTCTACATGCAGATGACCCCACCCACGACCCTCACCATGTGCCCCTCATGTGAGCGTGTCGCCGTCCCCGTTTCTTCATCAGCCACCGTGGACCCCCGGCCCCACCACCAGGTGGTCCCCACTCACGCACGCCACCTCCCCATCAACCCGTGGGCCACCAAGCCCGGTCCCATCGCACGTCGGCCGTTCGATTCACATCACCAGCGATCATAA